The nucleotide window CTGTAGTATTTTGTATTCTCGTCTCTTCCAAGGCTTTTTTTGAAAAAAAGCTACCAATACGCCACCAGATCTTATGAAAAATATTAACGGGCATTAAAATAGAATTTGTTAGAAAACGAGGCATTTTAGGAAACAACGTGTTTGCTTGTGCTGTAAGTACCGACCATTCAGCACTGGGACAAAGCTTTTCAATCTTAAAGCCACCGGCTTGAAGAGAATTGTATGTTCCCAAATGGGTGTGATGATAAAAACTATCCCCATGGAAGGGCTCAAGAAATGCAACCGTTCCAATAAATATCCCATTTGGTTTTAAAACTCTATAGGCCTCCTTCATCATGACAAAAGGGAATCTTATATGCTCAAGAACCGCAATAGATAAAATAAATTCAAAGCTATCATCTTTAAAAGGCAGAGAATGGGCATCGCCAAGCAGTTGACATTCTTTAGATTCATAATCCAGGCCGAGATACTCAAACCCTGCATATTCGCTGACTTCCCGATGAATGGTACTGCCGCAACCAAGATCCAACATTAAACTGTTATCTGTTTTTGCCCTGGGAAAATAACTTATCAATTCTTTTGTCAGATGAAATGGAACGTTAATATCGGAAAAATCTACTTGTGGGTTGTTATTTTTTTGCAATACATTGAATTTAAATCCTTGCTCTGGAAGCAACGGTGTCCCCAAGGTAAATTTACAGGGATACTCTTTTTTTTTTTGAAGTCGAAAATCCAAGGCTCCAGATTCAGTTGATTTATAATCAGAGTGACAATGAATGCACATTATATTTTGATCTGCCTTCTCAAGCGTTGCTCCACAATATGGACATACCAAAATATCCCATACAGTATCTGAAATTTTACTGTTCATACTTTT belongs to Desulfobacula toluolica Tol2 and includes:
- a CDS encoding class I SAM-dependent methyltransferase, whose product is MNSKISDTVWDILVCPYCGATLEKADQNIMCIHCHSDYKSTESGALDFRLQKKKEYPCKFTLGTPLLPEQGFKFNVLQKNNNPQVDFSDINVPFHLTKELISYFPRAKTDNSLMLDLGCGSTIHREVSEYAGFEYLGLDYESKECQLLGDAHSLPFKDDSFEFILSIAVLEHIRFPFVMMKEAYRVLKPNGIFIGTVAFLEPFHGDSFYHHTHLGTYNSLQAGGFKIEKLCPSAEWSVLTAQANTLFPKMPRFLTNSILMPVNIFHKIWWRIGSFFSKKALEETRIQNTTGAFTFIARKDAM